Proteins encoded by one window of Kribbella flavida DSM 17836:
- a CDS encoding sucrase ferredoxin gives MSAPPVTSPGLCSTICRDLDEPMPGTAVVATGWVVVEQPGPWGAKAPTQSHLDPDLGRRVDAACKKADLRFGLIRSPGRHADAVSAAHQVYVASSVPGRTWLLGGLVDDPLKLDELDLEAVRRGDLVAVRASLPELSPVTRPVLLICTNGKRDECCALFGRPVVAGLAAVAPGRVWESNHLSGHRFSPTGTLLPAGTMHGRLTVESAAAVLAAADRGETVLATLRGRSAWTKRGQVAEIAVRDLIGEVALDALGVVAEEVETVTVQHTDGRTWQVEVTTELADPPRPESCGKEPYDMSILRAGTVQAGDRR, from the coding sequence GTGAGCGCACCACCCGTCACCAGCCCCGGCCTGTGCTCGACGATCTGCCGGGACCTGGACGAACCGATGCCCGGAACGGCCGTCGTGGCCACCGGGTGGGTCGTCGTCGAACAGCCGGGACCGTGGGGTGCGAAGGCTCCGACCCAGAGCCACCTCGACCCCGATCTCGGCCGGCGGGTCGACGCCGCGTGCAAGAAGGCCGACCTGCGGTTCGGGCTGATCCGCAGTCCCGGCCGGCACGCGGACGCCGTATCGGCCGCCCACCAGGTGTACGTCGCGAGCTCCGTCCCCGGCCGGACGTGGCTGCTCGGCGGCCTCGTCGACGACCCGCTGAAGCTCGACGAGCTCGACCTGGAAGCGGTTCGGCGCGGCGATCTGGTGGCCGTGCGGGCGTCGCTGCCCGAGCTCTCCCCCGTGACCCGGCCGGTGCTGCTCATCTGCACGAACGGCAAGCGGGACGAGTGCTGCGCGCTGTTCGGCCGGCCGGTCGTGGCCGGCCTGGCAGCTGTCGCTCCCGGCCGGGTCTGGGAGTCCAACCACCTGAGCGGGCACCGGTTCTCCCCGACCGGCACGCTGCTGCCCGCCGGGACCATGCACGGGCGTCTCACCGTGGAATCGGCCGCCGCCGTCCTGGCCGCGGCCGACCGGGGCGAGACGGTCCTGGCCACGCTGCGCGGCCGGTCCGCCTGGACCAAGCGCGGCCAAGTCGCCGAGATCGCCGTCCGTGACCTCATCGGCGAGGTCGCCCTGGACGCGCTCGGCGTCGTCGCGGAGGAGGTGGAGACCGTGACCGTCCAGCACACCGACGGACGGACCTGGCAGGTCGAGGTCACCACCGAGCTCGCCGACCCACCCCGTCCGGAATCCTGCGGAAAGGAGCCCTACGACATGTCGATCCTGCGTGCCGGCACCGTACAGGCGGGAGACCGCCGATGA
- a CDS encoding LysE family translocator, with the protein MGIGQLLGFVGATVVLVGMPGPNNIYISLRSLTQGRRAGVVSAFAIEAGSVVYILVAALGLVAVVEASPALFTAISLTGAAYLAYLGVRTLRTPPGCSGLGTLRAEPLGRVFRAGVLVNLFNPKAALFFLAFLPQFTSRDAGPVQVRNEMLLLGAATLVIGLALDLCYAVGADAIGRRFRSARSRRIQRFLAGGSYLAIAVVAALTAFH; encoded by the coding sequence ATGGGGATCGGGCAGTTGCTGGGGTTCGTCGGGGCGACCGTAGTCCTGGTCGGGATGCCCGGGCCGAACAACATCTACATCTCGCTGCGCAGCCTGACGCAGGGCCGCCGGGCCGGCGTCGTGTCGGCGTTCGCGATCGAGGCGGGGTCGGTGGTCTACATCCTGGTCGCCGCGCTCGGCCTGGTGGCGGTGGTTGAGGCGTCACCGGCGCTGTTCACGGCGATCTCGCTGACCGGCGCCGCGTATCTGGCCTATCTCGGGGTGCGGACGCTGCGGACTCCCCCGGGCTGCTCCGGCCTCGGCACGTTGCGGGCCGAGCCGCTCGGCCGGGTGTTCCGTGCCGGGGTGCTGGTGAACTTGTTCAATCCGAAGGCGGCGCTGTTCTTCCTGGCTTTCCTGCCGCAGTTCACCAGCCGGGACGCGGGACCGGTCCAGGTCCGCAACGAGATGCTGCTGCTGGGCGCCGCGACGCTGGTGATCGGTTTGGCGCTCGACCTCTGCTACGCGGTGGGTGCAGACGCGATCGGCCGCCGGTTCCGGTCCGCGCGCAGTCGGCGGATCCAGCGTTTCCTTGCCGGCGGCAGCTATCTGGCGATCGCGGTGGTGGCAGCGCTCACCGCCTTCCACTGA
- a CDS encoding beta-L-arabinofuranosidase domain-containing protein, with the protein MRQQAEGMAGRLDEFWPDVARSGWIGGDAEGWERGPYWLDGVTGIAYLLDDDRLKRKVERWVGHLLDHQHADGWFGPRTGEATYADHDVWPRIVVVKALLQHHDATGDPRVVPACLRFLRCLDGVLDEWPLREWARSRWTDAVWVISQLHELTGEAWLLPLAAKCRAQGYDWFAFADDLPYREKVPEATLLGLQAANAGDWMNDEYLASHGVNVAMGLKAMPVWARYDDAPGQLDRLLRMIAALDEHHGQASGLYSCDEHLAGRHPSQGTETCTVVEYLASLEVALETWGPVEPLAARLEKLAFNALPAAVGPDEWTHQYVQQANQVICHVTEDRVYTNNGPDANVFGLEPHFGCCTANRHQGWPRYTAHLWMEAADGGLTALSYAPCVLETDDLRVEVGGGYPFTDEVELRVTGTSSRPLRLRIPGWATGATLTVDDEPAEPLVPGEVHLVGREWAGERFLRLRLPARVRAVSHGESAISVQRGPLVFALAVPEQWRRIGGDEPHATWEVHPTGPWNYAVALPPGDVTEYVRVEQTPPDDLPYTPTTAPIKLHVTGQRVEWGLERGAAAAPPVGPVDASGDAEDLVLIPYGCTNLRVTEFPWTTPPDNSSSRPGP; encoded by the coding sequence ATGCGGCAGCAGGCCGAAGGGATGGCCGGGCGGCTGGACGAGTTCTGGCCGGACGTCGCCCGCAGCGGCTGGATCGGCGGTGACGCCGAGGGCTGGGAGCGCGGACCGTACTGGCTGGACGGCGTCACCGGGATCGCCTACCTGCTGGACGACGACCGGCTGAAGCGCAAGGTCGAGCGCTGGGTCGGGCACCTGCTCGACCACCAGCACGCCGACGGCTGGTTCGGGCCGCGGACGGGCGAGGCGACGTACGCCGATCACGACGTCTGGCCGCGGATCGTCGTGGTGAAGGCGCTGCTGCAGCACCACGACGCGACCGGCGACCCCCGCGTCGTGCCGGCCTGCCTGCGGTTCCTGCGCTGCCTGGACGGCGTGCTCGACGAGTGGCCGCTGCGGGAGTGGGCCCGGTCCCGGTGGACCGACGCGGTCTGGGTGATCAGCCAGCTGCACGAGCTGACCGGCGAGGCCTGGTTGTTGCCGTTGGCAGCGAAGTGCCGCGCGCAGGGGTACGACTGGTTCGCGTTCGCCGACGACCTGCCGTACCGCGAGAAGGTGCCGGAAGCAACGTTGCTCGGCCTGCAGGCGGCGAACGCCGGCGACTGGATGAACGACGAGTACCTCGCCTCGCACGGCGTCAACGTCGCGATGGGCCTGAAGGCGATGCCGGTCTGGGCCCGGTACGACGACGCGCCCGGCCAGCTGGACCGGCTGCTGCGGATGATCGCCGCGCTCGACGAGCACCACGGGCAGGCGAGCGGGCTGTACAGCTGCGACGAGCACCTCGCCGGGCGGCACCCGAGCCAGGGCACCGAGACGTGCACCGTCGTCGAGTACCTTGCCTCGCTCGAGGTCGCCCTGGAGACCTGGGGCCCGGTCGAGCCGCTCGCGGCCCGGCTGGAGAAGCTCGCGTTCAACGCTCTGCCGGCCGCCGTGGGGCCGGACGAATGGACGCATCAGTACGTGCAGCAGGCCAACCAGGTGATCTGCCACGTCACCGAGGACCGGGTCTACACGAACAACGGACCCGACGCGAACGTCTTCGGTCTCGAACCGCACTTCGGCTGCTGCACCGCGAACCGCCACCAGGGCTGGCCGCGGTACACCGCCCACTTGTGGATGGAAGCCGCGGATGGCGGGCTGACCGCGCTCTCCTACGCGCCGTGCGTGCTGGAGACCGACGACCTGCGGGTCGAGGTCGGTGGCGGCTATCCGTTCACCGACGAGGTCGAGCTCCGCGTCACCGGTACGTCGTCGCGGCCGCTGCGCCTCCGGATCCCGGGCTGGGCGACCGGCGCGACGCTCACCGTCGACGACGAACCCGCCGAGCCGCTCGTCCCGGGCGAGGTGCACCTCGTCGGCCGGGAATGGGCGGGAGAGCGCTTCCTCCGCCTGCGGCTGCCCGCCCGCGTGCGGGCTGTGTCCCACGGAGAGAGCGCGATCTCGGTCCAGCGCGGACCGCTGGTGTTCGCCCTCGCCGTTCCGGAGCAGTGGCGCAGAATCGGTGGGGACGAGCCGCACGCGACCTGGGAGGTGCACCCGACCGGGCCATGGAACTATGCGGTCGCGCTCCCGCCGGGTGACGTCACGGAGTACGTGCGGGTGGAGCAGACGCCACCTGACGATCTGCCGTACACCCCCACAACCGCGCCGATCAAGCTGCACGTCACCGGGCAGCGCGTCGAGTGGGGTCTGGAACGCGGCGCCGCAGCGGCCCCGCCCGTCGGTCCGGTCGACGCGTCGGGCGACGCCGAGGATCTGGTGCTCATCCCCTACGGCTGCACCAACCTCCGGGTCACAGAGTTTCCGTGGACCACGCCACCCGACAACAGTTCGTCCCGGCCTGGCCCGTGA
- a CDS encoding HAD family hydrolase translates to MAVAERLACFDLDNTLIDRNASFVAWAEWWVPKVGLGPDATTWLTDHDEGGFKPREVLFAGVRERFGVEASVDELVAAYDREHPLFTWVEPEVLDGIGALRTAGWRVAVVTNGGVVQQSLKLEHTGIDKAVDYCCISEAAGVRKPDRRIFEIAAEGAGSTLGRGWMVGDHPAYDVAGGINAGLRTIRIGDLNGTGGPVADHQFGSVLDAFGVILAS, encoded by the coding sequence ATGGCTGTGGCTGAGCGGTTGGCGTGCTTCGACCTCGACAACACGTTGATCGACCGGAACGCGTCGTTCGTGGCCTGGGCCGAGTGGTGGGTGCCGAAGGTAGGGCTTGGTCCCGACGCGACCACCTGGTTGACCGATCACGACGAAGGCGGCTTCAAGCCCCGCGAGGTGCTGTTCGCGGGGGTGCGGGAGCGGTTCGGCGTCGAGGCGTCGGTCGACGAACTGGTGGCGGCCTACGACCGGGAGCATCCGTTGTTCACCTGGGTCGAGCCGGAGGTGCTCGACGGGATCGGCGCCCTGCGGACGGCGGGCTGGCGCGTCGCGGTGGTGACGAACGGCGGCGTCGTCCAGCAGAGCCTGAAGCTGGAGCACACCGGCATCGACAAGGCCGTCGACTACTGCTGCATCTCCGAGGCGGCCGGCGTCCGCAAGCCCGACCGGCGGATCTTCGAGATCGCGGCCGAGGGCGCCGGCAGTACCCTCGGCCGCGGCTGGATGGTCGGCGACCATCCGGCGTACGACGTCGCGGGTGGCATCAACGCCGGGCTGCGCACCATCCGGATCGGCGACCTCAACGGAACCGGCGGCCCGGTCGCGGACCACCAGTTCGGCAGCGTGCTCGACGCGTTCGGCGTGATTCTCGCCAGTTGA
- a CDS encoding DUF7455 domain-containing protein — MRPQVTTALAPSSTLSAADRCDRCGAQAYVRVTLTSGGELLFCAHHSREHAEKLRNIAITIHDETGRLEAAPAVTADEER; from the coding sequence ATGAGGCCTCAAGTGACTACAGCACTCGCCCCGAGTTCGACCCTGTCGGCTGCGGACCGTTGTGACCGCTGCGGCGCGCAGGCCTACGTCCGTGTCACCCTGACCTCCGGTGGGGAGCTGCTCTTCTGCGCCCACCACAGCCGGGAGCACGCGGAGAAACTGCGCAACATCGCTATCACGATCCACGACGAGACGGGCCGGCTCGAAGCCGCTCCCGCTGTCACCGCGGACGAGGAGCGGTAA
- a CDS encoding carbonic anhydrase yields the protein MTNPDSSRRRFLTTALSAGVGAVGLAACGNGPAATAPLTTTPSAPGPVASGPVSGTPSVTPAAVLQVEPPVTTGEQALRRLLEGNARFVADRTEAIDEGVERRVAVSKSQQPFATVLGCVDSRVPVELVFDRGLGDLVVVRSAGEALDHSVTGSLEFGVAELHTPLLMVLGHQRCGALDATIKALDSHRTTAHAGQIDYLVETLAPAVRQVSGKPGDRLDNAVRANVGLVIAQLRKSPVLGPLEKSGKLTLVAAYYELDTGKVVVSG from the coding sequence GTGACCAATCCTGACTCCAGCCGTCGCCGATTCCTGACCACCGCGCTGAGTGCCGGAGTCGGCGCGGTCGGCCTGGCCGCGTGCGGCAACGGTCCTGCGGCGACCGCGCCCTTGACGACAACACCTTCGGCACCTGGACCGGTGGCGTCCGGGCCGGTGTCCGGTACTCCGTCGGTCACGCCCGCGGCCGTTCTCCAGGTCGAGCCGCCGGTGACGACGGGCGAGCAGGCGCTGCGGCGGCTGCTGGAGGGCAACGCGCGGTTCGTCGCCGACCGGACCGAGGCAATCGACGAGGGAGTGGAACGCCGAGTTGCCGTGAGCAAGAGTCAGCAGCCGTTCGCGACAGTGCTCGGGTGCGTCGACTCGCGGGTGCCGGTGGAACTTGTCTTCGATCGTGGGCTCGGTGACCTGGTGGTCGTGCGCAGTGCGGGCGAGGCGCTGGACCACTCGGTCACCGGCAGCCTGGAGTTCGGGGTGGCCGAGCTGCACACGCCGCTGCTGATGGTGCTCGGGCACCAGCGGTGTGGCGCGCTCGACGCCACGATCAAGGCGCTGGACAGCCACCGGACGACGGCTCACGCCGGCCAGATCGACTACCTGGTCGAGACGCTCGCGCCGGCCGTCCGGCAGGTGTCCGGCAAACCGGGCGACCGCCTCGACAACGCGGTGCGCGCGAACGTCGGTCTGGTGATCGCCCAGCTCCGCAAGTCGCCGGTGCTCGGCCCGCTGGAGAAGTCCGGCAAGCTCACCCTGGTCGCCGCGTACTACGAGCTCGACACCGGCAAGGTCGTCGTCAGCGGCTGA
- a CDS encoding beta-class carbonic anhydrase, producing MTTDAPPPVPGFEDLLAANADYADHFSYSGFDGIAHAGVGVVTCMDSRIPPLEMLGLKPGDAKVLRSAGGRVTELTMTGLVLGVQLLGVRRIMVIPHTRCAMAAMTEDELRAKVERVSGKPAGYLPLNVIPDQLEALRRDVAAVRSHPLIGEDVLVGGFMYDVDTGRLTQVS from the coding sequence ATGACCACGGACGCCCCACCCCCGGTCCCCGGCTTCGAAGACCTGCTCGCGGCCAACGCCGACTACGCGGACCACTTCTCCTACAGCGGCTTCGACGGCATCGCGCACGCCGGCGTCGGCGTGGTCACCTGCATGGACTCGCGGATCCCGCCGCTGGAGATGCTCGGCCTCAAGCCCGGGGACGCCAAGGTGCTGCGCAGCGCCGGCGGCCGGGTCACCGAGCTGACCATGACCGGGCTCGTGCTCGGTGTCCAGCTGCTCGGCGTCCGGCGGATCATGGTGATCCCGCACACCCGGTGCGCGATGGCCGCGATGACCGAGGACGAGCTGCGGGCCAAGGTCGAGCGCGTGTCCGGCAAGCCCGCGGGCTACCTGCCGCTCAACGTCATTCCCGACCAGCTGGAGGCGCTGCGCCGCGACGTCGCCGCCGTCCGCTCCCACCCGCTGATCGGCGAGGACGTGCTCGTCGGTGGCTTCATGTACGACGTGGACACCGGACGCCTCACCCAGGTCAGCTGA
- a CDS encoding DNA gyrase/topoisomerase IV subunit B: MAAPTPRSTELDPTYNARNLLVLEGLEAVRKRPGMYIGSTDSRGLMHCLWEIIDNAVDEALAGHGDRIDVVLHKDGSVEVRDKARGIPVDIEPKTKLSGVEVVFTKLHAGGKFGGGSYNASGGLHGVGASVVNALSARLDVEVDRGGVVWTTSFRRGVAGEFDGEGATAGFTPAKGLRKAGRAKKGVTGTRIRYWADRQIFTRDAAFNYDELVTRARQTSFLVPGLELVIRDERGHEPTEESFKHDGGISEFCEFLATDQKVTDVIRLTGTGHFTETVPMLDDAGHMTPTDVERDLDVDIAVRWGDGYETEVRSFVNIVATPKGGTHVAGFERALSKAFTGVLTGTRLLKSGEEVIKDDVLEGLTSVVTVRLAEPQFDGQTKEVLGTPAASRIVAKVVQTELEKFLTSAKGAAKAQARAVLEKVVAASRTRVAARQHRELQRRKTALESSALPAKLADCRSNDVDRSELFIVEGDSALGTAKLARNSEFQALLPIRGKILNVQKASVGDMLKNAECASIIQVVGAGSGRTFDLEQARYGKIIFMADADSDGAHIRCLLATLFFRYMRPLVDAGRVYTAVPPLHRFELTNPKKGQDKYIYTYSDAEYQRKSAELMKKGVRWKEPPQRYKGLGEMDADQLAETTMDPRHRTLRRITVDDGEAAASVFDLLMGNDVAPRKEFIVQGAYELDENRIDV; encoded by the coding sequence GTGGCCGCCCCGACGCCTCGCAGTACCGAGCTCGACCCGACGTACAACGCGCGCAACCTGCTCGTCCTCGAGGGGCTGGAGGCCGTGCGGAAGCGGCCGGGCATGTACATCGGGTCGACCGACAGCCGCGGCCTGATGCACTGCCTGTGGGAGATCATCGACAACGCCGTCGACGAGGCACTGGCCGGCCACGGCGACCGGATCGACGTCGTGCTGCACAAGGACGGTTCGGTCGAGGTCCGGGACAAGGCCCGCGGCATCCCGGTCGACATCGAGCCGAAGACCAAGCTCAGTGGTGTCGAGGTGGTCTTCACCAAGCTGCACGCCGGCGGCAAGTTCGGCGGCGGCTCGTACAACGCCTCCGGCGGTCTGCACGGGGTCGGCGCCTCCGTCGTGAACGCGCTGTCCGCGCGGCTCGACGTCGAGGTGGACCGCGGCGGTGTGGTCTGGACCACCTCGTTCCGGCGCGGCGTGGCCGGTGAGTTCGACGGCGAGGGCGCGACCGCCGGCTTCACCCCGGCCAAGGGCCTGCGCAAGGCCGGCCGGGCCAAGAAGGGCGTCACCGGCACCCGGATCCGGTACTGGGCGGACCGGCAGATCTTCACCCGCGACGCGGCCTTCAACTACGACGAGCTGGTCACCCGGGCGCGGCAGACGTCGTTCCTGGTGCCGGGTCTGGAGCTGGTGATCCGCGACGAGCGCGGGCACGAGCCGACCGAGGAGTCGTTCAAGCACGACGGTGGGATCAGCGAGTTCTGCGAGTTCCTGGCCACCGATCAGAAGGTCACCGACGTGATCCGGCTGACCGGCACGGGCCACTTCACCGAGACGGTGCCGATGCTCGACGACGCCGGCCACATGACGCCGACCGACGTCGAGCGCGACCTGGACGTCGACATCGCGGTGCGCTGGGGCGACGGCTACGAGACCGAGGTCCGCTCGTTCGTGAACATCGTGGCGACGCCGAAGGGCGGCACCCACGTGGCCGGCTTCGAGCGCGCGCTGTCGAAGGCGTTCACCGGCGTGCTGACCGGCACCAGGCTGCTGAAGAGCGGCGAGGAGGTCATCAAGGACGACGTGCTGGAGGGCCTCACCTCGGTCGTCACGGTCCGGCTGGCCGAACCGCAGTTCGACGGCCAGACCAAGGAGGTGCTCGGCACGCCGGCCGCGTCGCGGATCGTCGCGAAGGTGGTGCAGACCGAGCTGGAGAAGTTCCTCACCTCGGCCAAGGGCGCGGCCAAGGCGCAGGCCCGCGCCGTGCTGGAGAAGGTCGTCGCCGCCTCCCGGACCCGGGTCGCGGCCCGCCAGCACCGCGAGCTGCAGCGGCGCAAGACCGCGCTGGAGTCGTCGGCGCTGCCGGCGAAGCTGGCCGACTGCCGCAGCAACGACGTGGACCGCTCCGAGCTGTTCATCGTCGAGGGCGACTCGGCGCTCGGTACGGCGAAGCTGGCCCGCAACTCGGAGTTCCAGGCGCTGCTGCCGATCCGCGGCAAGATCCTCAACGTGCAGAAGGCGTCGGTCGGCGACATGCTGAAGAACGCCGAGTGCGCCTCGATCATCCAGGTGGTCGGCGCCGGCTCGGGCCGGACCTTCGACCTGGAGCAGGCGCGCTACGGCAAGATCATCTTCATGGCCGACGCCGACTCCGACGGCGCGCACATCCGCTGCCTGCTGGCGACACTGTTCTTCCGGTACATGCGGCCGCTGGTCGACGCCGGCCGGGTCTACACCGCCGTCCCGCCGCTGCACCGGTTCGAGCTGACGAACCCGAAGAAAGGGCAGGACAAGTACATCTACACCTACAGCGACGCGGAGTACCAGCGGAAGTCGGCCGAGCTGATGAAGAAGGGCGTGCGCTGGAAGGAGCCCCCGCAGCGTTACAAGGGCCTGGGTGAGATGGACGCCGACCAGCTGGCCGAGACCACGATGGACCCGCGGCACCGCACCCTGCGCCGGATCACCGTCGACGACGGCGAAGCCGCGGCGAGCGTCTTCGACCTGCTGATGGGCAACGACGTTGCTCCCCGCAAGGAGTTCATCGTGCAGGGCGCCTACGAGCTCGACGAGAACCGCATCGACGTCTGA
- a CDS encoding PLP-dependent aminotransferase family protein, with translation MDRSGDPAALADLIGRRLSGPPGGLYRRLADALAALIGTAELPVGARLPAERRLAEALAVSRSTVVAAYDELRGRGLVESRRGSGTTVARAASRGRSGADRRMPTGYGESLFHRIAFGPGDVISMTYAVDPGIPELVAEVQDLARTDLPALLQDVGYHPRGILPLRERIADHFEQSGLPTGPDEIVVTSGAHQAIALVTQMYLRSGAAVVIEQPSWPGCFDLFGAAGGRVVGVPLDDAGIRPDLLTAALKEHQPAMLFVMPTFHNPTGRLMSSARRRQVAELAARYGVVVVEDNAYSAGDPSGPEIPPPLAAFAPDHAEVLSIGSVSKAVWGGLRIGWIRAPRPLAERLARHKALADLGSPVIDQALTARLLPRLTEITADRARLATGRRAHIGRLLAERLPEWQWEEPAGGSALWIRLPDTDARVFAQIALRHGVEVVAGHAMDPSGLHDGYLRIPFAYPPEVLVDAVDRLAGAWRELRRHGPAPGVPMV, from the coding sequence GTGGACCGTTCCGGAGATCCGGCCGCGCTGGCCGACCTGATCGGCCGCCGGCTGAGTGGACCACCCGGCGGCCTCTACCGCCGGCTGGCCGACGCGCTCGCCGCCCTGATCGGCACCGCAGAACTGCCCGTCGGCGCCCGGCTGCCGGCCGAACGCCGCTTGGCCGAGGCCCTGGCCGTCAGCCGCAGCACCGTCGTCGCGGCGTACGACGAACTGCGCGGCCGCGGGCTGGTCGAGAGCCGCCGGGGCAGCGGGACGACGGTCGCCCGGGCCGCGAGCCGCGGCCGGTCCGGCGCCGACCGGCGCATGCCCACCGGGTACGGCGAGTCGTTGTTCCACCGGATCGCGTTCGGCCCCGGCGACGTGATCTCGATGACGTACGCCGTGGATCCCGGCATCCCGGAACTGGTCGCCGAGGTGCAGGATCTTGCCCGCACGGACCTGCCCGCGCTGCTGCAGGACGTCGGCTACCACCCGCGCGGGATCCTGCCGCTGCGCGAGCGCATCGCCGACCACTTCGAGCAGTCCGGCCTGCCGACCGGCCCGGACGAGATCGTCGTCACCAGCGGCGCGCACCAGGCGATCGCGCTGGTCACCCAGATGTACCTGCGCAGCGGCGCCGCGGTCGTGATCGAGCAGCCGAGCTGGCCGGGCTGCTTCGACCTGTTCGGCGCCGCCGGCGGCCGGGTGGTCGGCGTACCGCTGGACGACGCCGGGATCCGGCCGGACCTGCTGACCGCGGCGCTGAAGGAGCACCAGCCGGCGATGCTGTTCGTGATGCCGACCTTCCACAACCCGACCGGCCGGCTGATGTCGTCCGCCCGCCGCCGGCAGGTCGCCGAGCTCGCCGCCCGGTACGGCGTGGTGGTGGTCGAGGACAACGCGTACTCGGCCGGAGACCCGTCCGGCCCGGAGATCCCGCCGCCGCTGGCCGCGTTCGCCCCGGACCACGCCGAGGTGCTGTCGATCGGGTCGGTCTCGAAAGCGGTCTGGGGCGGACTGCGGATCGGCTGGATCCGGGCGCCGCGGCCGCTCGCGGAACGCCTCGCCCGGCACAAGGCGCTCGCCGATCTCGGCAGCCCGGTGATCGACCAGGCGCTGACCGCCCGGCTGCTGCCGCGGCTGACCGAGATCACCGCCGACCGGGCCCGGCTGGCCACCGGACGCCGCGCGCACATCGGCCGGCTGCTGGCCGAGCGGCTGCCCGAGTGGCAGTGGGAGGAACCGGCCGGTGGGTCGGCGTTGTGGATCCGGCTGCCGGACACCGACGCGCGGGTGTTCGCCCAGATCGCGCTGCGGCACGGCGTCGAGGTCGTCGCGGGGCACGCGATGGACCCCAGCGGCCTGCACGACGGCTACCTGCGGATCCCGTTCGCCTACCCGCCGGAGGTGCTGGTCGACGCGGTGGACCGGCTGGCGGGGGCGTGGCGGGAACTGCGCCGGCACGGCCCGGCGCCCGGCGTACCGATGGTCTGA